ttttattatattcaacaatgctttcttcttctttacTATATAAGGTACCAAgcttaatattattattaactaCTTCTTTTGAAGTATCTTCATCAAGGGaaatatattcttcattGTCAAAATAGACAACTTCATCCACATTTGCTTCTAAATTTCTGAAAGGGTTTCTGTTAACTTGTTCTAAAAAACTGTGGTACGGTGGGTTGCACatggagaaaaaaaacaaatctGTATCGTTAACTACGTTTACAAATAATTTCTTCTTATCTTTTTGATATTTCAGTATTATatccttttctttattatttaacaaaatatttatataaccatattttaaagaatCTAAATTAATGTCAACACCAATAAAGGACCAGTTATAAACACTATTACCCAAAAGCGGGTAGATACAATTCGCCCCGACTCCTATATCTAAgacttttattatattaccaTGTAGTACTTCAGAAGTCATTGTATGTTCGCTACCTACAAAACTGTTTATTATGTTTAAGCGTTCGTAATGTTTGCATTGTTCAAAATGTTCGCAACgttcaaaattttttgcGCTCTCTTCTTCTGCGATAGTATTTAAGCTAGTAAGATCTGCTAAGTAATGAATGTAATTAACTCTTCCAGGAATACATGggcataaaaattttttccccGTAAATTCGTTATGTGATTTTGTGTCCTCATATTTTAACTCATCACATGGTtcatttattacatattcatcatttttataatctaATTTTAATAACTTATCATTGTGTTCATTATAAGCATTTAATATAACTTCTTTGTAGTTATTAATTAGTTCGTTCGTGtttacaaaaacaaaattttgaatagtgttatgatataataatgaaatactATCAAATAATGCATCAATTCCAT
This genomic interval from Plasmodium brasilianum strain Bolivian I chromosome 13, whole genome shotgun sequence contains the following:
- a CDS encoding methyltransferase, whose product is MIKKLKIKKGGNFKSQPHKRSPKWGMKKSNHSYYFESNSKLMHDRNIHKNNFINFEELSKKYPFLNIFLHKSKNGKLIYDFEKSVAVYFLSKAILKEYYSINFYMPYYNIDSVDGIDALFDSISLLYHNTIQNFVFVNTNELINNYKEVILNAYNEHNDKLLKLDYKNDEYVINEPCDELKYEDTKSHNEFTGKKFLCPCIPGRVNYIHYLADLTSLNTIAEEESAKNFERCEHFEQCKHYERLNIINSFVGSEHTMTSEVLHGNIIKVLDIGVGANCIYPLLGNSVYNWSFIGVDINLDSLKYGYINILLNNKEKDIILKYQKDKKKLFVNVVNDTDLFFFSMCNPPYHSFLEQVNRNPFRNLEANVDEVVYFDNEEYISLDEDTSKEVVNNNIKLGTLYSKEEESIVEYNKTCSSANASGTTIERCEEVYYKHFNKNALSNEFEKEGEHMNGNEVKSHKNLGGEYSFIINMIIESKLYFYNIIWFTTLVSKFKNVKLIKKEIIRSMRLYNIYFVKKIFMSESERSKINTIRSSSSGISSGSDFN